From the genome of Scytonema hofmannii PCC 7110, one region includes:
- a CDS encoding Hsp70 family protein, protein MQDYQEIKIIGFDLGHGETALTWVRADNSESEPQSLLINNRKSQITAIAHHPNKGIIIGEVACQMSDATIFEIAFKTRKFNVIEYKKSLQEFVKAIYQNLINTKQIQLDDINHFFIGCPSGWWQEEIEIYKQIISEEGLPNATVVKESRAALMHAKESGIFTIKELQKSVLIVDIGSSTTDYTLVKGMSDTPIDFGHDLGASLIDKEIFKTTLKCHKQYREGREEILRLGELLRDEEILQIEDVFQLEKIFEQSPLYKNRCELRCRKAKEEYFTYEDSYEKNLVNVGIEDIQRKFKFLPIVNGKIMNAILNEPLPALGNKSWYDAFRDQLQEVKEKLEQIGIQPSAILLTGSASKMGFIVEICQKVFPDLPCKRDGEPELCIARGLSRWGRVYIRTAGFLEEISQFLDRELTGIVGNHIPAFLEKLAEDLADGLVDKVIEPSVKLWRDRKILTLSSLESEIQQQAKTWLTGTDANDKMAVSLVQWLLDVQNEVREKTDSICLKYGLPIGTFGNKRIDLGDRAEKVPTSISFNDFTGLSVFVGHLVGIIVGVILAGLFHILFFTGIIAPIVGVLAYFVGESLIKDTDIPAWIRKFVSDARIDELALQKKPELQQKIQQTFRQDPTIAVKLGKSIGEWLKESVQEQADKARLLIA, encoded by the coding sequence ATGCAAGATTATCAAGAAATCAAAATTATCGGATTTGATTTAGGACACGGGGAAACAGCGCTGACTTGGGTTAGAGCGGATAATTCAGAGTCAGAACCCCAAAGCTTACTGATTAATAATCGAAAAAGCCAAATCACTGCCATTGCTCATCATCCTAATAAAGGAATCATTATTGGTGAAGTGGCGTGTCAAATGTCTGATGCTACTATCTTTGAGATCGCTTTTAAAACTAGAAAATTTAATGTCATAGAGTACAAAAAAAGTCTTCAAGAGTTTGTCAAGGCTATCTACCAAAATCTTATTAATACAAAACAAATTCAGTTAGATGATATCAATCACTTTTTTATAGGTTGTCCCTCAGGATGGTGGCAAGAAGAAATTGAAATATACAAGCAAATTATTTCGGAAGAAGGATTGCCAAATGCAACGGTAGTGAAAGAGTCACGAGCGGCTTTAATGCATGCTAAAGAAAGTGGTATATTCACTATCAAAGAATTGCAAAAGTCAGTGTTAATTGTCGATATTGGCTCTTCTACAACAGATTATACCCTTGTCAAAGGAATGTCTGATACTCCCATAGATTTTGGACACGATTTAGGTGCATCCCTTATAGACAAAGAAATTTTCAAAACAACCCTTAAATGTCACAAACAATACAGGGAGGGACGTGAAGAAATTTTACGACTGGGAGAACTTCTTAGAGATGAGGAAATTTTACAAATAGAAGATGTTTTTCAACTTGAAAAAATCTTTGAGCAAAGTCCACTATACAAAAATCGCTGCGAACTACGATGCCGAAAAGCTAAAGAAGAATATTTTACCTATGAAGATTCTTATGAAAAGAATTTAGTGAATGTAGGTATTGAGGATATTCAAAGGAAATTTAAATTTTTACCAATAGTTAATGGTAAAATTATGAATGCCATCCTCAATGAACCTTTGCCAGCACTGGGGAATAAAAGTTGGTATGATGCTTTCCGCGACCAGTTGCAAGAAGTCAAAGAAAAATTGGAGCAAATAGGTATCCAACCTAGTGCGATTCTCCTGACAGGTAGTGCTTCCAAAATGGGCTTTATAGTGGAAATATGTCAAAAAGTTTTTCCCGATTTACCTTGCAAGCGAGATGGAGAACCAGAACTTTGTATTGCCAGAGGATTGTCGCGTTGGGGACGAGTCTATATTCGTACAGCAGGGTTTTTGGAAGAAATTAGTCAATTTCTTGACCGAGAATTGACAGGTATTGTGGGAAATCATATACCCGCCTTCTTGGAAAAGTTAGCAGAGGACTTGGCAGATGGTTTGGTAGACAAGGTGATTGAGCCTAGCGTAAAACTATGGCGCGATCGCAAAATTTTAACTCTCTCTTCTCTTGAGTCAGAAATACAGCAGCAAGCCAAAACTTGGTTAACAGGAACTGATGCCAATGACAAAATGGCTGTTAGTTTAGTTCAGTGGCTATTAGATGTTCAAAACGAGGTGAGGGAAAAGACAGATTCCATTTGTCTTAAGTATGGTTTACCCATTGGTACATTTGGAAATAAAAGAATCGATCTGGGCGATCGCGCTGAAAAAGTACCTACTTCCATATCATTTAATGATTTTACAGGGCTTTCGGTTTTTGTTGGTCACCTTGTAGGTATTATTGTTGGAGTTATCTTAGCTGGCTTATTTCATATCCTGTTTTTTACGGGAATTATTGCACCGATTGTCGGAGTCTTAGCTTACTTTGTGGGTGAGTCTTTAATCAAGGATACAGACATACCCGCTTGGATACGCAAATTCGTTTCAGACGCCAGAATCGATGAACTCGCACTTCAGAAGAAACCGGAGTTACAGCAAAAAATTCAACAAACTTTCAGACAAGATCCAACAATTGCTGTCAAACTGGGTAAATCAATCGGTGAATGGCTCAAGGAAAGCGTTCAAGAGCAAGCTGATAAAGCAAGGTTGCTTATTGCATAA
- the pheT gene encoding phenylalanine--tRNA ligase subunit beta, producing the protein MRISLKWLQELVELKLSPEELAETLTLAGFEVEDIEDRRTWANGVVVGRVIERQPHPNADKLSVCQVDIGKGENLNIVCGASNVRADIYVPVATVGTYLPNIDLKIKPAKLRGVPSEGMICSLKELGLPNDVDGIHIFTQDNLPLGSDVRPLLGLDDVILDVTATANRADALCMVGIAREVAALTGAKLSLPEPSETSSSQGEFILSLKIADTQACPAYIGTVIENVKIDTSPEWLQQRLRSAGVRPINNVVDITNYVMLEWGQPLHAFDRERLLSVAGTPTRPGTSLEIGVRFANAGETMKTLDGQTRTLSTQNLLITAGDRPVAIAGVMGGEETEVHDGTQNLILEAALFESVAIRRSSRSVGLRSESSSRYERGVNRAELEIATRRALSLLSELALCAIAHQEISDSRPDPSTWTRSIELRLDRVNQVLGPTDLGEDTGELQSQDVERTLTALGCKLTPVDENRWTVSVPPYRYRDLEREIDLIEEVARLYGYDKFCETLPETAEAGYLPVDWELTRKLRSSLRATGLTELMHYSLVKPGEGRQIVLSNPLFVEYSALRTDLIDGLIDAFQYNIEQGNGSLNGYEFGHIFWQDEDGLKEAEAVAGILGGDTTSSKWVRSGHEQPMTWFEAKGILNGVFQHMGVNVEYQPDCKDSRLHPGRTASLWIRGNRLGVFGQLHPLVRREKGLPDSVYVFQLDLGVMLNSLDTNEILVPPFKPYSTYPASDRDIAFFASVKVTVAEIEKAITKAGKELLDGVELFDEYCGEHVPQGQRSLAFRLLYRASDRTLTDAEVQSVHNKVREALVEKFGVTLRS; encoded by the coding sequence ATGCGTATCTCACTTAAATGGTTACAGGAACTAGTCGAGTTAAAACTTAGCCCGGAAGAGTTAGCAGAAACACTGACATTAGCTGGGTTTGAGGTAGAAGATATTGAAGATCGCCGCACTTGGGCAAATGGTGTTGTTGTGGGGAGAGTCATTGAACGTCAACCCCATCCCAATGCTGATAAGTTGAGTGTTTGCCAAGTCGATATAGGTAAGGGTGAAAATCTCAATATCGTTTGTGGTGCATCTAACGTCCGAGCAGATATTTACGTACCAGTAGCCACTGTAGGAACTTACTTACCCAACATCGATCTGAAAATTAAACCTGCAAAATTACGCGGTGTCCCATCTGAGGGTATGATTTGTTCTTTGAAGGAACTGGGTTTGCCTAACGATGTAGACGGAATCCACATTTTTACTCAAGATAACCTGCCATTGGGTAGCGATGTGCGTCCGCTATTGGGTTTAGATGATGTCATTTTAGATGTGACTGCTACTGCTAACCGTGCTGATGCTTTATGTATGGTAGGTATAGCCCGTGAAGTTGCAGCCCTAACTGGTGCCAAGCTATCGCTACCCGAACCTAGTGAAACATCGAGTTCTCAGGGTGAGTTTATTTTATCTCTCAAAATAGCAGATACACAAGCTTGTCCCGCCTACATCGGGACGGTTATTGAAAATGTAAAAATTGATACATCACCTGAATGGTTGCAACAGCGACTTCGCTCTGCTGGAGTACGACCCATAAATAATGTTGTAGATATTACTAACTATGTAATGTTAGAATGGGGGCAACCATTGCATGCTTTTGACCGAGAACGTCTCCTGAGTGTTGCAGGTACACCGACGCGCCCCGGTACTTCTCTAGAAATTGGTGTCCGTTTTGCCAATGCTGGGGAAACGATGAAAACTTTAGATGGGCAAACTCGCACTCTGTCAACTCAAAACTTATTGATTACTGCAGGAGATCGACCTGTTGCGATCGCAGGAGTTATGGGTGGAGAAGAAACTGAAGTCCATGATGGCACTCAAAACCTGATACTGGAAGCCGCACTGTTTGAATCCGTGGCAATTCGCCGTTCTTCTCGTAGTGTGGGTTTGAGAAGCGAGTCTTCGAGCAGATACGAACGGGGAGTCAACCGCGCTGAGTTGGAAATTGCAACACGTCGCGCTTTGTCACTCCTGAGCGAACTGGCTTTGTGTGCGATCGCACATCAAGAAATCTCTGACTCCCGCCCCGATCCCTCTACTTGGACGCGATCGATAGAATTGCGTTTGGACAGAGTGAATCAGGTTCTCGGACCTACCGATTTAGGAGAAGACACTGGAGAACTACAAAGCCAAGACGTTGAACGTACATTAACCGCACTTGGGTGCAAGTTAACTCCCGTAGATGAGAATCGGTGGACGGTTTCCGTTCCTCCCTATCGTTACCGCGACTTAGAACGGGAAATTGATTTAATTGAGGAAGTTGCCCGTCTCTATGGATACGATAAGTTCTGCGAAACTCTACCAGAAACTGCAGAAGCAGGTTACTTGCCTGTTGATTGGGAACTCACTCGCAAGTTGCGATCGTCGCTTCGGGCTACAGGATTGACCGAACTGATGCACTACTCTTTAGTAAAACCAGGGGAAGGCAGACAGATCGTTCTGAGTAATCCTTTGTTTGTAGAATATTCGGCGTTGCGAACCGATCTTATAGATGGATTGATTGACGCGTTTCAATACAATATAGAGCAGGGGAATGGTTCGCTCAATGGTTATGAATTTGGACATATTTTCTGGCAAGACGAAGACGGGCTGAAAGAAGCAGAAGCGGTTGCAGGGATTCTTGGAGGTGATACAACTTCCAGCAAGTGGGTAAGAAGCGGTCACGAACAACCCATGACTTGGTTTGAAGCCAAAGGGATTTTGAATGGTGTCTTTCAGCACATGGGAGTGAATGTAGAATATCAACCCGATTGCAAAGATTCCCGCTTGCACCCAGGGCGGACTGCTTCTTTATGGATTAGGGGTAATAGATTGGGTGTCTTTGGACAACTGCATCCCCTGGTGCGAAGAGAAAAAGGTTTACCGGATTCTGTATACGTCTTCCAGTTAGATCTGGGGGTAATGTTGAATTCTTTGGACACAAATGAAATTCTCGTACCGCCCTTTAAGCCTTATTCCACTTACCCAGCCTCTGACCGAGATATCGCCTTTTTTGCGTCTGTGAAAGTCACAGTTGCTGAGATTGAAAAAGCAATTACCAAAGCAGGGAAAGAGTTGTTAGATGGTGTGGAACTGTTTGACGAGTATTGTGGCGAACACGTACCCCAGGGACAACGGAGTTTGGCATTCCGCTTACTCTATAGGGCGAGCGATCGGACTTTGACTGATGCAGAAGTGCAATCTGTTCATAATAAAGTACGCGAAGCTCTGGTTGAGAAATTTGGGGTGACTTTGAGAAGTTAA
- a CDS encoding YciI family protein, producing MPKYVMWGSYCEDVLEKRAPYRQAHLDGLAKQKESGVLITIGPTKDVTKVFGIYEAEDEATVCQLVEADPYWQNGIWTEYTVKEWIQAL from the coding sequence ATGCCTAAATACGTGATGTGGGGAAGTTACTGCGAAGATGTTCTAGAAAAACGTGCGCCTTACCGCCAAGCACATCTAGACGGACTCGCAAAACAAAAAGAATCTGGTGTATTAATTACTATTGGTCCTACCAAAGATGTCACTAAAGTTTTTGGCATTTACGAAGCTGAAGACGAAGCCACAGTGTGTCAGTTAGTTGAAGCCGATCCATATTGGCAAAACGGTATTTGGACTGAGTATACAGTTAAAGAGTGGATTCAGGCTTTGTAA
- the rsmH gene encoding 16S rRNA (cytosine(1402)-N(4))-methyltransferase RsmH, producing MSDSELPLDIEEVAFSHIPVLSREVVEGLAVHPNGHYLDATVGGGGHSRLILESAPDVRLTAVDQDEDALAAAKKELAVFEERVQFIHGNFASCGFLQSTFNGIIADLGVSSHHLDTPERGFSFRREARLDMRMDRRQSLTAADVINDWDEAELANIFFKYGEERLSRRIARRIVEKRPFQTTTELATAIASSVPGKYRHGRIHPATRVFQALRIAVNDELKALETFLTKAPNALVPGGRIAIISFHSLEDRIVKHGLRDSPLLQVLTKKPITAQFEEISNNPRARSAKLRIAERKTGV from the coding sequence ATGAGCGATTCCGAACTACCGCTTGATATTGAAGAAGTTGCATTCTCACACATTCCCGTCCTGAGTCGGGAAGTCGTTGAGGGTTTAGCAGTACATCCCAACGGGCATTACTTGGATGCGACCGTTGGCGGTGGAGGTCACAGTCGGCTGATTTTGGAATCTGCTCCTGATGTAAGATTAACAGCTGTTGACCAAGATGAAGATGCGCTAGCTGCAGCGAAAAAGGAATTAGCCGTGTTTGAGGAACGAGTGCAGTTTATACACGGTAACTTTGCAAGTTGCGGATTTCTTCAAAGCACTTTTAATGGTATTATAGCTGACTTGGGTGTAAGCTCTCACCATTTGGATACTCCAGAACGCGGTTTTAGTTTTCGTCGAGAGGCTCGTTTGGATATGCGAATGGATAGGAGACAATCTCTAACGGCGGCTGATGTTATCAATGATTGGGATGAAGCCGAATTAGCGAATATTTTCTTTAAGTATGGAGAGGAACGTCTATCGCGACGCATTGCCAGACGTATTGTTGAAAAACGCCCCTTTCAAACAACTACAGAATTAGCAACGGCGATCGCATCTTCTGTACCTGGTAAATACCGTCATGGTAGAATTCACCCTGCTACCCGTGTTTTTCAAGCTTTGCGAATTGCGGTGAATGATGAGTTAAAAGCTTTAGAGACTTTCTTAACGAAAGCGCCGAATGCTCTTGTACCTGGTGGTAGGATTGCGATTATTAGTTTTCACAGCCTGGAAGATCGGATAGTGAAGCACGGTTTGAGAGATTCACCTTTGTTGCAGGTCTTAACTAAGAAACCTATAACTGCACAATTCGAGGAAATTAGCAATAACCCCCGTGCGCGTTCGGCAAAATTGAGAATAGCGGAACGGAAAACAGGTGTATGA
- a CDS encoding NAD(P)H-quinone oxidoreductase subunit H yields the protein MARIETRTEPMVLNMGPHHPSMHGVLRLIVTLDGEDVVDCEPVIGYLHRGMEKIAENRTNLMYVPYVSRWDYAAGMFNEAVSVNAPEKLADIPVPKRASYIRVIMLELNRIANHLLWFGPFLADVGAQTPFFYQFREREMIYDLWEAATGYRMVNNNYFRIGGVAVDLPYGWIDKCLDFCDYFTPKIDEYERLVTNNPIFRRRVEGIGTITREEAINWGLSGPMLRASGVKWDLRKVDHYECYDDFDWDVQWETAGDCLARYIVRMREMRESVKILRQAVKGLPGGPYENLEAKRMMAGKKSEWDGFDYQYISKKIAPTFKIPKGEIYSRVESGKGELGIYLIGDDNVFPWRWKIRAADFNNLQILPHLLKGMKVADVVVILGSIDIIMGSVDR from the coding sequence ATGGCAAGAATCGAAACCCGCACCGAACCAATGGTGCTAAACATGGGTCCCCATCACCCCTCAATGCACGGGGTACTAAGACTGATTGTCACTCTAGATGGCGAGGACGTCGTTGATTGTGAACCAGTCATTGGCTACTTGCACCGGGGAATGGAAAAAATTGCGGAGAACCGCACCAATCTTATGTACGTCCCCTATGTCAGTCGGTGGGACTACGCTGCGGGAATGTTTAACGAAGCCGTTAGCGTTAACGCCCCAGAAAAACTGGCAGACATTCCCGTTCCTAAACGCGCCAGCTACATCCGCGTTATCATGCTAGAGTTGAACCGCATTGCCAATCACTTGCTGTGGTTCGGTCCTTTTCTAGCTGACGTAGGTGCTCAAACTCCCTTCTTCTACCAGTTCCGCGAACGGGAAATGATTTATGACTTGTGGGAAGCTGCTACTGGTTACCGCATGGTCAACAACAACTACTTCCGGATTGGTGGCGTAGCTGTAGATTTACCTTACGGTTGGATAGACAAGTGCTTGGACTTCTGCGACTACTTCACACCTAAAATTGATGAGTACGAGCGATTGGTAACCAATAACCCCATCTTCCGGCGTCGTGTTGAGGGTATTGGCACTATTACTCGTGAAGAAGCAATAAACTGGGGACTTTCTGGTCCAATGTTACGCGCTTCTGGGGTGAAGTGGGACTTGCGGAAAGTTGACCACTACGAGTGTTACGACGATTTTGATTGGGACGTGCAGTGGGAAACCGCAGGTGATTGTTTAGCACGTTATATAGTGCGGATGCGAGAAATGCGCGAATCCGTCAAAATTCTCAGACAAGCTGTCAAAGGGCTTCCTGGCGGTCCTTACGAGAATCTAGAAGCCAAACGCATGATGGCTGGTAAAAAATCTGAGTGGGATGGATTTGATTATCAATACATTAGTAAGAAAATCGCCCCCACTTTTAAAATTCCTAAAGGCGAAATCTACAGCCGTGTAGAAAGCGGTAAAGGTGAATTGGGAATTTACCTCATTGGAGATGATAACGTCTTCCCGTGGCGCTGGAAGATTCGCGCTGCTGATTTCAACAACCTGCAAATTCTGCCTCATTTGCTAAAAGGCATGAAAGTAGCAGACGTTGTAGTCATTCTAGGTAGTATTGATATCATTATGGGGTCTGTAGACCGCTAA
- a CDS encoding EamA family transporter, producing MFQINSWLIYTLLALFLYGFWGFFSKLATNYVDPKSALIYEVLGALMVSLVLFGNNGFRVKVDNLGIFYAVLVGVSGTLATFLFFIAITQGASSIILPLTSLYPIVTILLSVFILKESLSLIQSIGILLALVAIVLCSMTD from the coding sequence ATGTTTCAAATCAATAGTTGGCTCATTTATACTTTACTTGCTCTTTTCTTATATGGTTTTTGGGGATTTTTTAGTAAGTTAGCGACTAACTATGTTGACCCAAAGAGTGCTCTCATTTATGAGGTTTTAGGTGCGCTTATGGTCAGTTTAGTATTGTTTGGCAATAATGGCTTCAGAGTCAAGGTAGATAATCTAGGTATTTTCTATGCTGTTTTAGTTGGTGTTTCTGGAACATTGGCAACATTTCTTTTCTTTATTGCTATTACTCAAGGAGCGAGTTCTATTATTTTACCTCTAACTTCGTTATATCCTATAGTCACGATCCTCCTGTCAGTTTTTATTCTTAAGGAATCTCTGTCTTTAATACAGAGTATTGGTATTTTACTAGCTCTAGTTGCGATCGTACTGTGTTCTATGACAGATTAA
- a CDS encoding class I SAM-dependent methyltransferase, whose protein sequence is MHSNTALCDAIAHQIATSPQNQITFAEYMDLALYHPTHGYYTKKAINIGKQGDFFTNVHLGSDFGELLAVQFVQMWEILQQPVPFSLVEMGAGQGLLAVDILKYIQQEYPDFLKVLDYVIVEKSPTLKQQQQQRLQTFSVRWCNLEDIPSNSISGCFFSNELVDALPVHQFVLEQGQLLEVYVTTPNFSVSTFPTPSLPFVEVADTPSTQQLGEYFELVDIDLKNGYPDGYRSEVNLAALDWLSAVAGRLHHGYVLTIDYGYPANRYYNPRRSQGTLQCYYQHHRHNNPYINIGQQDITSHINFTALERWGEQCGLDKIGFREQALFLMALGLGERIANLSYTEIPMSQLLQRRDALHQLLDPLGLGGFGVLVQSKGLTEAQVAQTLKGFTVPVTSDQ, encoded by the coding sequence ATGCATTCTAATACTGCTTTATGTGATGCGATCGCACACCAAATCGCGACAAGCCCTCAAAACCAAATCACTTTCGCTGAGTATATGGACTTAGCACTATATCACCCCACCCACGGCTACTATACGAAAAAGGCGATCAATATTGGAAAACAAGGTGATTTTTTCACGAACGTTCACCTCGGCTCTGATTTTGGCGAACTGCTTGCGGTTCAATTTGTTCAAATGTGGGAAATTTTACAGCAACCAGTACCATTTTCCTTAGTAGAAATGGGTGCGGGTCAAGGACTGCTAGCTGTAGATATTCTGAAGTACATTCAGCAGGAATATCCAGATTTTTTAAAAGTACTGGATTACGTTATTGTTGAGAAGTCTCCAACCCTCAAGCAACAACAACAGCAACGCCTGCAAACATTTTCTGTACGTTGGTGCAATCTAGAGGATATACCCAGTAACTCTATCTCTGGCTGCTTCTTTTCTAACGAGTTGGTAGATGCTTTACCAGTTCATCAGTTTGTTTTGGAACAAGGACAATTGTTAGAAGTCTATGTCACAACTCCTAATTTCTCTGTTTCTACTTTCCCCACTCCCTCACTTCCCTTTGTAGAAGTCGCCGATACACCTTCAACTCAGCAACTTGGGGAATATTTTGAATTAGTAGATATAGATCTTAAAAATGGTTATCCTGATGGGTATCGCAGTGAAGTTAACTTAGCTGCTTTAGATTGGTTGAGTGCAGTAGCAGGTCGGTTGCATCACGGATATGTCTTAACAATAGACTATGGCTATCCGGCTAATCGTTATTACAACCCAAGGCGATCGCAAGGAACGCTACAGTGTTATTATCAACATCATCGCCACAACAATCCGTATATCAACATTGGACAACAAGACATTACATCTCACATCAATTTTACTGCGTTGGAAAGGTGGGGCGAGCAGTGCGGACTCGATAAAATTGGTTTTAGAGAACAAGCATTGTTTTTAATGGCATTAGGATTGGGAGAACGAATTGCCAATCTTTCCTATACAGAAATACCAATGTCACAATTACTACAGCGTAGGGATGCACTCCATCAACTTTTAGATCCTTTAGGATTAGGTGGCTTTGGTGTTTTAGTTCAAAGCAAAGGATTGACTGAAGCACAAGTTGCACAAACGTTGAAAGGATTTACTGTACCAGTGACCAGTGACCAGTGA
- a CDS encoding NAD(P)-dependent oxidoreductase, with the protein MKVAFLGTGLMGLPMAQKLLDAGIQVIAYNRTPEKLAPLKAAGAQVVTHSYQAINSADSIILMLSNAAAIYSVLLSDRSWRTVAGRTIIQMGTITPAESREIRDAVVAAGGEYVEAPVLGSIPEAKAGKLIVMVGAFQEQYDRHLDLLKNFGPEPVLVGSVGSAAALKLALNQLIASLTTAFALSLSFVQRQGVNVDLFMEILRESALYAPTFDQKLQRMLEGNYDNPNFPTKHLMKDTELFISEAKSAGLNVASLEGVREVIEQAMKMSFSNADYSSLFSAINSDG; encoded by the coding sequence ATGAAGGTAGCATTTCTGGGGACTGGATTGATGGGACTCCCGATGGCTCAAAAGCTTCTAGACGCAGGAATACAGGTAATTGCCTATAACCGTACCCCAGAAAAATTAGCACCACTCAAAGCAGCAGGTGCTCAAGTTGTAACCCACTCCTATCAAGCAATAAATTCTGCAGATAGTATCATTTTGATGCTGAGTAATGCTGCAGCTATATATAGTGTTTTACTTTCAGATAGGTCTTGGCGCACTGTAGCAGGACGCACTATTATCCAAATGGGAACAATTACTCCCGCAGAAAGTAGAGAAATTAGAGATGCAGTCGTTGCTGCTGGTGGGGAGTATGTAGAAGCGCCTGTTCTTGGTAGTATTCCAGAAGCAAAAGCTGGCAAACTCATTGTTATGGTGGGAGCATTTCAAGAACAGTACGATCGCCATTTAGATCTATTAAAAAACTTCGGTCCGGAACCTGTACTCGTTGGTTCCGTGGGAAGTGCGGCTGCACTTAAATTAGCACTTAACCAATTAATTGCTTCTCTAACAACTGCTTTTGCCCTCAGCCTTAGTTTTGTTCAAAGACAAGGTGTCAATGTCGATTTGTTTATGGAAATCTTGCGAGAAAGCGCCCTTTATGCACCCACATTTGATCAAAAGTTGCAACGAATGCTTGAGGGAAACTATGACAATCCAAACTTTCCCACAAAACATTTGATGAAAGATACGGAGCTTTTTATTTCAGAGGCAAAATCTGCAGGTTTAAATGTCGCCAGTCTTGAAGGTGTGCGGGAAGTTATAGAACAGGCAATGAAAATGTCATTTTCTAATGCGGATTACTCTTCGCTATTTTCGGCAATTAATTCTGATGGCTAA